GGGCCCGAGCGGCTGATGCGGCCCGAGATCATCGTGGCGGAGCGCGACGTCGGGCGCGGCGACGGCTGGCTGTCGATCCCCGAGACCTCCGATGCGATCCTCCTCGTCGTCGCCCCCGGCCGGATGACCCGGACCCGCCTCGAGCGCCTGCTCGAGACCCTCGACGGCGCCGGCCGCTTCCGGGCGCAGGGGCTGTTCGGCCTCGTCGCGGTCGAGGGGCGGCGCGCACCGGCCCCGCGCCGGCCGGCGCCCGAGCCGGCCCCCGTGCCCGGCCGCGTGCGGGCGGCGTGAGGGGCGGACCATGATCCCGGCCACGGCCCTGCCGGCCGTCGACTGGCGCGCGCCCTACCAGGCGCGGGCGGCGTTCGGGGTGCTGATCGCCGCCCTCGTCTTCAACGCCGCCCTGTGCTTCCTCAACACCGCCGGGTTCCCGGTCTCGGGCGGCAGCGTCATCGGCGCCGAGATCGCGATCATCGCCCTCACCCTCGGCTTCTCCCTCGACGAGCGGCCCGGGCCGTGGCTGATCCTCGCCGGGCTCGTGACCTACGGGCTCCTGCTCCTGGCGCTTCGCGGCTCGACCGACGTCAAGGGCGTGCGCGACTTCCTGATCCCGGTCGTGTTCTACAATCTCGGCATGCGCTCGCCCGACCTGCGCGACGCCGACCGCGCGGTGCTGGCCTCCGGCATCGTCGTGGTGGCGATGGGGCTGTTCGAGTATTGCCTGTTCGACACCTACCAGCAGTACTTCAACATCGTCCGCTACTACGTGGCCCGCGGCAGCATGTCGGCGGCGGAGATCAGCGAGCTGACCGGCTCGCTGTTCACCAGCGGCATCCGGCCGGATTCACGCACCATCCTGCCGTTCCTCGGGCCGCACCGGGTCTCCTCGGTGTTCCTCGAGCCGGTCTCGGCCGGCAATTTCGGCGCCGTCCTGTTCGCCTGGGCGCTCTACCGCCGCACCATGCAGGGGCGGGCCTGGCTGTTCCTGTGCGCAGCCCTCACCATCATCCTGGCCGATGCCCGCTTCGGTGCGTACGTCTGCGTCGCGATCGCGGGGGCGATGCTGGTGGGATACCGCCTGCCGCGCCTGCTCTGGTTCGCCCTGCCCTTCACGATCCTGCTCGCGCTGACGGTCTACGGCTACGAGAGCATGCAGGTGACCTGGCAGAACGACATCGCCGGCCGGCTGCTCTGGGCCGCCCTGCTCATCACCTCGCTGCCGCCCGAGGGCGTGATGGGCATCCTGCCCGACAAGCTGTTCCTGTCGGATTCCGGCTACGCCTACGCGCTCACCCAGATCGGCGTCGCCGGCACCCTGGTGGCCTGGGGCCTGTTCGTGCTGATGCCGGCCCGCAACCCCCAGGGCTGGCGCCTGCGCTGCGCCATGGCGATCTACCTCTGCCTGCTCCTCGTCATCAGCGACTCGCCGTTCTCGATCAAGACGGCGGCCCTGGTGTGGTTCATGCTGGGAGCCGCGGACGGGGCGGAGCCGGAGGACGAGCGTCGCGAGACGGCTTGACGCGTGGCTCACCCCGGCGACGTGCAGGGGACGCAAGAAGGAGGGATGATGGCCCTGACCCGCAGCTTCAAGGACACCATCGAGGCGCGCGCCGAGCGCGACCCGGCTTTCCGCGATGCCTGCTGACCGAGGCCGTCGACCAGTTCCTCTCCGGCGACCTCGAGACCGGCAAGGCGGTCCTGCGCGACTACATCAACGCGACGATCGGCTTCGAGCGCTTGGCTCACGAAACCGGCAACTCGTCCAAGAGCCTGATGCGCATGCTCGGCCCGACCGGCAACCCCACTGCCGGCAACCTGCTCGGCGTGCTGCGCACCGTGCAGAAGGCCGCGGGTGTGCATCTCGTCGTCTCGACCGCGTCGCGCGGCTGATTACCCGCGATCCGCTTGCCGCCTGGGCACCCGTCCGAACCTCCACCAGGAACCCCGCCAGGGCCGCGACCCGCGAAGTCCCGTGGCGCCGTGACGGCCGGATCCAGGGGGCGGCCACCCGGGCCGGGCGCCGGGGCGTTCCCTCAGATCGCGTCCGGCGCCTTCCGTCATTCGTGATTGGCTCCCGCTCCCGTCCCGAGCGAGACTGACCGCCCGGTCGATTCCGTCCCGAGGGGGAGCGCCATGCCCGGCACCTTGTCGTCCACCGCCCCACCGGTGCTGATCGTCGGCGCCGGCCCGACCGGGCTCGTGCTGGCCCTCCAGCTCGCCCGGCGCGGCGTCGGCGTGCGGATCGTCGACCGGGCCGAGGGGCCGGGCACGGCCTCGCGGGCGATGGTGGTGCAGGCCCGCACCCTCGAATTCTACCGCCAGCTCGGCTTCGCCGAGGCGGTGGTGGCCGAGGGCGTGCGGATCCCGGCGGTCCGCCTGCGCGAGGGCGGCGAGGAGGTGGCGCGGGTGGCCTTCGGCGATCTCGGCGCCGGGGAGAGCCCCTACCCCTTCGTCCTCGCCTACCCGCAGGACGACCACGAGCGCCGGCTGGTAGCCGAGCTCGCGCGGGCCGGCGTCGCGGTCGAGTGGGGCACGGCGCTCTCGGGGCTGTCGCAGGACGGGGTGGGCGTCCGGGCGGTGCTCGAGCGCGGGGGCGCCGGGGAGGCCTGCACCGCGTCCTATCTCTGCGGCTGCGACGGCGCCCACAGCCGGGTGCGGGAGAGCCTCGGCATCGGGTTTCCCGGCGGCACCTACGACCAGCTGTTCTACGTCGCCGATGCCCGCGTCGCCGGAGGGTTCCACGAGGAGCTGTCGATCCACCTCGGCGCCCACGGCTTCGGGCTGATGCTGCCGGTGCGCCTCTCGGGCATGCAGCGCCTGATCGGCCTGGTGCCGGAGGCCCTGGCGGCGCGGGCGGGCCCGACCCTCGCCGACCTGACCTTCGAGGATCTGCGCCCGGGCGTCGAGCCGCTGATGGGCATCCGGGTCGAGGCGGTGAACTGGTTCTCGACCTACCGCGTCCATCACCGGGTGGCGGACGCGTTCCGGGCCGGGCGCTGCTTCCTCGCGGGCGATGCCGGCCACATCCACAGCCCGGCCGGCGGCCAGGGCATGAATACCGGCATCGGCGACGCGGTGAACCTCGCCTGGAAGCTCGCCGAGGTCGTGGCCGGCCGGGCCGGTCCCGCCCTCCTCGACACCTACGAGCCCGAGCGGATCGCCTTCGCCCGCAGCCTCGTCGCCACCACCGACCGGGCCTTCCGGGCGGTGACCGGCCCCGGGCTCGGCGGCCAGGTGCTGCGGACCTGGCTCCTGCCCCACCTCGTGCCGGCGCTCTGGGGTTTCGCGGCGGCCCGCAGGCGCCTGTTCGACACCGTCTCGCAGGTCCGCATCGCCTATCCCGACAGCCCCCTGAGCGCCGGGCGGGCCGGAACCGTGCAGGGCGGCGACCGCCTGCCCTACCTCGCCGAACCCGACAATTTCGCGCCGCTCGCCAGCCTCCGCTGGCAGCTCCACGTCCACGGGGCGGCCGGTCCCGACCTCTCGGCCGAGGCCGGGCGCGCCGGCCTGCCGCTCCACGCCTTCCCGTGGAGCGAGGCGGCGCGGGAGGCGGGCTTTGCGCGCGACGCCGCCTACCTGGTGCGGCCGGACGGCTACGTCGCGCTCGCCGGGGCGGAGGCCCGGACGCTCGCGGCCTATCGCGGGCGCTGGGGCATCGGCGAGGCCCGGGCGGGCGGCGCGCCCGCGGAGAGCCAACACCGTTAACCGGACCTTAAGGGGATGCCTGCCCTGGTTGCACGACGCGAGTGCCGCCGTCCGGCCGGCGCTCGCGGGTGGCGCCGTGGAACCCCGTTCATGCTGGACTCGGTCCGGATCTCGCTCAAGGTGCTGAACGCGGCCCAGCTCGCCGGGGTGGCGGCGGCCGCCTTCGGGCTGGCCTGGTACGGCGGCGCGCTCTCGACCGCCCCGCGCGAGGCCGGGAGCGAGCGCCCCGCCCTCGTCCAGGCCGCCCGGGCCTATGCCGACGCTCTCGACGAGGAGCTCGGCGCCTCGATCGGCGACGCCCGCAACGCCGCCCTGCTCCTGCGCCTCGACGATTCCGCCGTGCCCGACGCCTGGCGCGCCGCGCGGCTTCAGGACTGGCTCGCCCTCAACCCGCGCTACCGCGACGCCGTGCTCCTCGCCCCGGACGGGACCTTGCGCGCCTCCGGCGGGGCCGGGCCGCTGCCGCGGACGATCACCGCGACCTCGGCGCCGTCCCGCGGCGCCGAGGTCGCGGTGACGGCCGGGCCCGAGGAGGCGCCCTTCGCGCTGACGCTGGCGCTCGGCGCCTCCGGCCGGCCGGACCGCCTCGTGCTCCGGGCCGCGCCCGCCTTCTTCGACGGCATCGCCGAGCGGGTCCGCCGCGGTCTGGGCCGTGTCGCCTCGAGTGGCGGCGACGGCATCCGCTTCGCGGTGGCGGGGGCGGACGGGCGCGCCCTCCTCGGTCCCCTGCCGGCCGCCGACGACCCGCGCCCGCACGAGGCCGCGCCGACCCGCGGCAGCCGCGATCTCGCCAGCCCCGGCTGGCTCGTCACCGCCACCGCGCCCCGGATCCCCGTCGCGGTGCCGGCGGGGCCGGACCCGCGCCTCGTCGCCCTCGGCCTCGCGCTGG
The sequence above is drawn from the Methylobacterium terrae genome and encodes:
- a CDS encoding UDP-phosphate alpha N-acetylglucosaminyltransferase, with amino-acid sequence MIPATALPAVDWRAPYQARAAFGVLIAALVFNAALCFLNTAGFPVSGGSVIGAEIAIIALTLGFSLDERPGPWLILAGLVTYGLLLLALRGSTDVKGVRDFLIPVVFYNLGMRSPDLRDADRAVLASGIVVVAMGLFEYCLFDTYQQYFNIVRYYVARGSMSAAEISELTGSLFTSGIRPDSRTILPFLGPHRVSSVFLEPVSAGNFGAVLFAWALYRRTMQGRAWLFLCAALTIILADARFGAYVCVAIAGAMLVGYRLPRLLWFALPFTILLALTVYGYESMQVTWQNDIAGRLLWAALLITSLPPEGVMGILPDKLFLSDSGYAYALTQIGVAGTLVAWGLFVLMPARNPQGWRLRCAMAIYLCLLLVISDSPFSIKTAALVWFMLGAADGAEPEDERRETA
- a CDS encoding FAD-dependent monooxygenase, with product MPGTLSSTAPPVLIVGAGPTGLVLALQLARRGVGVRIVDRAEGPGTASRAMVVQARTLEFYRQLGFAEAVVAEGVRIPAVRLREGGEEVARVAFGDLGAGESPYPFVLAYPQDDHERRLVAELARAGVAVEWGTALSGLSQDGVGVRAVLERGGAGEACTASYLCGCDGAHSRVRESLGIGFPGGTYDQLFYVADARVAGGFHEELSIHLGAHGFGLMLPVRLSGMQRLIGLVPEALAARAGPTLADLTFEDLRPGVEPLMGIRVEAVNWFSTYRVHHRVADAFRAGRCFLAGDAGHIHSPAGGQGMNTGIGDAVNLAWKLAEVVAGRAGPALLDTYEPERIAFARSLVATTDRAFRAVTGPGLGGQVLRTWLLPHLVPALWGFAAARRRLFDTVSQVRIAYPDSPLSAGRAGTVQGGDRLPYLAEPDNFAPLASLRWQLHVHGAAGPDLSAEAGRAGLPLHAFPWSEAAREAGFARDAAYLVRPDGYVALAGAEARTLAAYRGRWGIGEARAGGAPAESQHR